Genomic window (Oryza sativa Japonica Group chromosome 3, ASM3414082v1):
AGTTAGAGAGACAGAGTGTGCTGGTGAAGCCGTATTGTTGAGTGGCTTGCATGAAGGAACCACAGACTGCCTGGAGCCAGCCAATATAACAGGTAAGGGAAGTTTCTTCTGATCTTGTCTTTTGAGTTGATCAACCAAAGGGAAAGAACACCCTTGTTCGTAGCTGGAATCCATGAGAAGCACTTGCTTTTTATTAATTCCCCTTTGACTAATCTTTATCAAATGCATTTACGTCCTTTGTTGTTCATCATTTGGTGTGCCTGAGCTAGAATCTTTCTTAATGAACTTACTGTGTTTTCTATTTCCTCTATCTTCTgtcctttttttaaaacttcTTTTTTTGACTAGGACATATATTCTTTCTAAGATCGAACTTTTTGACTATGGTACATGCCTGAATCGCCAGATGGCATCAAGTTAGGTACTAGCTTGCCATGAATTTCCCAACATTCATATATTTGACTTAGTATTAATCGAACTTAACAGTCATCTTTTTTAACCACTTCAGAGTAGATAGCAAATCagtacacattttttttctcccttcacATTTCATCATCTCTCCACTTTAGTGGTGGTCCTATTTTTGAACTGATTTCTAACATAGCATGGTCCCTAATCTAGCTGCATCCTAGATCCATTTCTGGACTGATGAAATCTGACACAGCTCTAAGTATTTGACAGATGAGTAATGTAGGTTGTACGGGAATTCTAGaacactaaaaaaaataaaaaccttTTACAAGAGACAATATGAAAAACTGAAATAATCTTTTACCATACTTTCAGTTGGGTTCTGCAATGCAATCTGTCAATccattattacttttttttctttctgaaaaATAAAGATTTACTGTATATACCTTATGTATACACTTGCTGAATTTTTACCCTTTCTCACAGCTCAAAGGCAGAAAACAGTTACAGCAATTACAGTTTTACCGCAGATCAATataccggcggcggaggcgcgtagtgcaccggcggcggcggcggcggcggcgacagcggcgcgaTGCAGCCGTGCGCGTCGCAGTGCACCGGCGGGCGGTGCAGGAACGCGATGcactcctcgccggagcgctGGTCGGGGCGGCCGGCGATGCAGTTCTGGCGGTCGTCAACGTGCGGCACCTCGAGGCAGCGGTGCGGCTCGCCGCAGAAGAAGTTGTGGGAGTAGGTGAAGTTCTTGAGGTGCGGGAGGGCGCAGATGGAGTCCGGGatctcgccggcgaggccgtTGTGCGCGACGTTGAGCTGCTCCAGCGCCCGCATGTGGCCGATGGTCTCCGGCAGCGCGCCGGCGAAGTCGTTGAAGCTGAGGTCGAGCACGGTGAGCTTGTCCAGCTTGCCGATCTCCGGCGGGATGCACGACGAGATGCCGCTGTTGAGGAGGACCAGCTCGTTGAGCGTCTCGGCCATGTCGCCGATGCTGCTCGGCAGGCAGCCCCCCAGCTTCGGCAGGTTCGCCAGCACGATCACCGACGCCGTCGAGTTGCTGAAGCTCTCCGTCAGCTTGAAGTCgaagttgttgttgttgatgaacAGCGCGTCTATCTTCTTCTCGAATATCGCCGCCGGCACCTCTCCGCACAAGTTGTTAAACCTTCCCCAAACACATTACACAATTACACTTACATCATACTTTACTACGTACAAATACTACTCTCTCTTTGCAATTTTGTACGTATAAAACTATATAAATGAATAATATATGTaggatatataattttatcatccttaaaaaaatacgtgtaaaatttgatatctTCGGGTAGTACTAAGCGTATTAAGCTACCAAaaattttaatgtaaaatttagaTATCTCAAAAATATTTTCTCAAGAAACGTAAAATTTTTATGTAGATGTACCTGAGGTCGACGTATTTGAGGTCAGGGAGGCAGAGGAGTTGGGAGGGGAAGGAGCCGGAGAGGTGGTTGTTGCTGACGTCGATCtcgtggaggcggtggaggttGCGGAGGGAGTCGGGGAGGGAGCCGCAGAAGCGGTTGGAGTTGAGGTGGAAGACGGCGAGGTCGGTGAGGAGGCCGAGCTCCTCCGGGAGGgtgccggcgaggtcgccgtgGTTGAGGTCCACGCCGGCCACCGTGCGCGCGCACGGGTCGtcgggcgccgccgcgcagTACACGCCGAAGTAGCCGCACACCTCCGGCCCGCACCAGCTGTGCGTCAGGTTCTTGGGGTCGTCGGTGATGGCGCGCTTCAGCGCCTGCAGCGCCACGTACGCCTTCTCCAGCCGCGAGTTgttcgtcggcgccgccgccgccgccggcgccatcgccggcTGCTGCGATGACGCCAGCAGCGGcgaggccaccaccaccgccacgaacagcgccgccgccgccgccgccgagacgcGCATTCTCGCCATGCAATGAGACGCGTATGGCAGTACAAAGGTTGGTTGCTAGCTACACCTCACCAGCTCACCTCGTATGTTGCTATGAGTAGTAGTTGTGCTACTAATCAGTGTTTAGTACGCGTTTCTGCCGGGTGTTTAATTCTGCTTATATAGGCCATTCTTTGGAGCTTTGCACTTGTTTTTTTAAAGCTTAATTTTGTATTCTCTGTTCGTTGGTGTAAGTATGCGTGTGTGCATCATCGACTCATCTaaccttgattaataatttcTTTGTTTATTAATCTTTGTATCATTAGGAGCAGCACGGACGCATGGTTGACTGCTTCGCTTGCGATTTCCTTCTTGACGATTTTGTGCATATTTGGAAGGGTCAGCGTGTGACAAAGGGAGGAGCCGGTCCATTTTTTCTTACCTAGCAAGTTGTCTGCATGCACTAGGCTTACCTGCTTGTACACTCGAAGACACGGTCAAATTTGGAATTTGCATCGTGTGTGTGACACTGACAAATCATGCAGCACTATCTTCATGTCCTGTCCTGTACTTTTTTTTCAGATGAGTCTAACAATTTGTACCCATCTGAGAGGCAGACTTTTAAACTGATTCTCTGAATTTTTATCCTATCTAAAGAGAACACATtctctgaaaaaaatatatatctctaTGCATGtatgcccttttcttttcctgaaaAATCAGTAGGGGACTGCAAAAACTGCTTAACTGAACTGGCCTTAAAGAAACCTGCACCAACAGTTGTGATGTGTGACTTTTACCTAGGATCTTGTATTGCAGATAGTTTCATTTAGACCTTATATTGCGGATTGCTTGCATTTAGATATATATCATAAAATGCTGTCTTTTTCACTCATATTGATTACTCATATCGTTCTTTGGTGAGTTTTCAAATCAAGTACATTAAAAGATGGTTTCTAGTTCTCAATCACATGATGGCCCTGACAGGGGCAAACATTGGCACTTTTAAAAAAACCGTATTAGTGCCTTTCCatttaactaattaaaagatggAGAGAATTAACTTTAGCTCTAGCTAGTTATTCCCCGTGTTTGTTGGCCTCTCTTGTGCTGTTCCTTTTGCTTTGTTTACACCTTCTTCTCTGCTCATGCTCGCACGATCCAATCAACAGAAAGAgccaaaaatatatatgtgttgcCTGCACGAATTTTGACGACGAAAAGAAAGCTTCAGGGATGCTTCCTGCTTGGaacagaataaaaaaaaaggcacaacTTGTGTGCAATCCAGGCAGCTTTTCTGTATTCAGTTATTCAGTGCATTGTTCAGTTACAAGGGTCATCAATTTCATCTAGTGTTTAGGCATTAGAATCTACTTATGAAAAGATTTAGAGCCATAGGTTATTAGGCTGTATCATAGCATCAGATCATGCACATTTGTTATTTCAGTCTTGTTCTTTGAGTAATTCTCGGTTGCACTTAGTACTTTGCTACTTGCAACCTGAGGTAGTGATGAATTGCATGatctttcaaaaaaataaaaagagagaagCAATTGCATAAAATAGTTAAGCTACCAGTAGTTGGCATGCTTGATCAGAAATCTAAACAGAGATTATATCTAACaaacaataacaaattaaaagaTAATTAGATATAAATACCAGCTTGTCTGCTGTTGGTACTGTAGTATCTTTGTTCCAGATGGTAGCATCGTAGCAGCTAGCTATCCTTTCAAAAGAAATAATCTTCTCATATACCAAGCAATTCAAACCAAAATAATTGCATGATGATGcaaatatatatcatatatgcaGCTGCAGTACGTAAGGTAGTTGGCGACAACGCCATCTCCCTCTTAATCCCCTTCCTAATCTCGTCCTCCTCGTTCTTGCAGTGGGatttactacctctgtcccaaaataagtgcagctgtgaatatccgtgcccaacgtttgactgtccgttttatttaaaaattttgtgaaaaaattaaaaatatttagtcacacataaagtactattcatgttttatcatctaatagcaataaaaatactaatcataaaaaattttcaaataagacgggcggtcaaacgttgaacgtgaatagtgcaaaactgtacttattttgggacggagggagtaatttgctATCTCCTAATCtcacatcgatcgatctctgaATGCATTTCACATCACGCCCCGGCACAGAACCGGTAGCATCAGATTCTGACGTGACCTGCGACTTGCTGGCTGTTGCTGTTCAtcgaagaagcagcagcagcatttgGTGACATGTCAAGCTCTCTGAATCGCCCATCGATGAGAGATTGCTCTCGTTTTCACTAATGATTTTGTGGCTCATTTTAAATATCGCTGTGCCTACGGTTTGTGATGAATTAAAGTGCATAGTTTAATTGGTATTATATGAGATAATCTGAGGCATTATCTAGGGAAAAAAATTGTAAGATAATATGAAACTGAGATGCACTTAACAGTGCAGTGTAAAAGATGTGTGGTTTTAACCTCAAGATTCTTTGTTTAATCCGTAACATGTTTGTAGtttcttttctaaaaatatttggAGGCACGTTTCTCTCTCCAAATCTCCTTTTGGTTTTGAAACCGATCTAGAATATGTTAAAACATTGATTTGTGGGTGTTGTATTTCAGAACTGATGACTAGAAGATGCTTCTTCCCTGGTTTGTTTATGTGCAACTGTTGTTGCAATATTAATTTGCATTTggtatgcatgcatgttaaGTATTTGACATGGCCGTTTCAGCTAATTTGTATTGACCTTAAATTAGCTAATTTAAGCTAATGTGCGGTTGATGATGGAGACGCCTGTTCGTATAAAGCTTAAATTATcttggcatgcatgcatgcatgttaagTATTTGACATGATCATTTCAGCTAATTTCTACCTTTTTTTTAGTTTGCCTGCTCTCTCCATGTCTGTTGCATGTGTGTTGACCAAATAGTATTAGAATGCTTCTTAATTATGCGAGGGGGTGCCACTATCATTGGAGATTATTCTCTTCGTAGGAACTATAATTGGATATTATTTCAACCCAAATATTGTTTGGTGATGGGTCATTTGGTTCCCTACCTGTATAATTCAGTTTTTCTGACTCCTTTCTGCATTTAACATCAGGATGTAAAATAGGGTAATCTTtacaaggggaaaaaaagagaactcCAGTTCAAGCTCATCGTTTTGGAAGGCATTCCACCTATAATTCAATGCCAACAATACAAATACATGCTCTATCTACTTTTTTTGGAAAACGCAAAGTGTGTATCTTTGTATTAAGATTGAGGATGAGACTTTCACAAGAGCATCTCAGTTATGTACAAACaaaatcaaaaagaaaaaaaaggtgctAATAGCGATGTCTCCCAAAGTCTGGTGTGTCTGTCTTCAGCCGGGGGTGGCTAGATGGGTGCACTCGCCTTGTGCCATAGGACAGCTTCTGTCGCTACAACCTCTACCACTTCCCTCATCATCATGCTTATGTCAACCCGATTGTTTCGCTCTTTTCATACCATATTGCCCAAGCCACCAGGATGACGATCGTGTCGTAGCCATGTCATTGTGTCGTGTCAATCAGTTTCGTGCTCTCTCCCCACCAATGGATGAAAGGAGATGCATTCAAGGGGAAGCAAGAGGGCTTGTCAATGCTCTACCTACTTAGGGCCTCTTCGGATTGAGGGATTTTTCGATGATGAAATATTTCCTTTCCCATCGTTCGGTTCATAGGAATCAGCCTAAAGGAAAATCGGACGACGAATTCATTTCCAGTGGAATCAATAGAGaaacaaaggaaaattttcCATTCACTCCTAcctcattttttttccatttcctatgtttttcctctgtCTATCCGAACATATGTTTACCAATCCTATCTacaatcctgtgtttttcaatcatctgttttacacaTACATCCCTATAATATTTCTATgattttcctattcctacaatTTTACAATCCCGTGATCTGAATAAGCCCTTAAATGTATACCTTACATGAACTTTCTCAGAAAGTTAACTCagctgacaaaaaaaaaactagctcaATTAATAGGAGTGGGCATGCAAAATTTTATACATTGTTATGTAAAATTGAAGCAACTTTTTTGGTGCTTAAACTTGTTGAGGTCTGTCAAGCATGcagatagtactccctccgtcccataataagtgTAGTTGTGAGTTTCAGTGCCCAATTTTGACCATCCGTTttgtttgaaatatttttatgatgaGTATTTTTGAAACAATGCTTTATACATgacttaattttaaaatttttttataaatttttgaaataagacggacgattaaatATTGGGCACGGAAatttatggctgcacttataataggatggagagagtaggaAGGAGTAAGGACATTCTCTGCTCTTCCATCACAGAGGAGAAAAATGCATGCAACTTGACGATGGCTGCTTCGTGATAGCTTGTGCAAAGCATTCTTAATCCATTGCAAGAAATCAGAAGCTTCTACCTGTATCACAGCTCGTTTGATTTGCTCATTGGGACGCGTCAGTAGGAACGGAAGATCAGAAAGAAGGCCGTTTCCACGATGGAAAGAGATTTGGTTGTTTGACGTGTGCCCAAGCCCAACCACTGCAGACTCACCAACTGCAGCAGGAAGAGATCACTAGGTCAAAATATGTGTTTTGTTACTCAGTTCGTTGGTGGTGATGGCGTACTGTGACATGTACATTTGTGTTTTAGTTTTTGTGATTAATAGTAATTAATCTGCAGCCTGCAGGCAAGGTTCCTAGCTAAGTTCGTTAGTTGAAAGCGTTGGTTTCTTAAATGGCAGTGTTAGTTGGTATCTTCTTCTCTGTTTTTCTACAGAACAACTCAAGAACATATCAACATAGCACTCTGAAAATTAGCAGATTCAGTACCATGTTTTTTCCCCCACTTCTCTGTATATAGTTACATTTCATTCATGGGAAGTAGGAGAAGAAATTATTCAAAGGAATACAGTATAGTACTACAGTACAGTAAGCAGGACCAGCAGCAGACCACATTGAAACCTATACAAAGCTAAACAAGAATTAAGAACAGTGCAAGTGAAGGTCCCATCTCATCTCAGCATGTCAGTGCAGTGTCCTCACTGTACTCCAGAATTGAGAGTAAGCGGCCA
Coding sequences:
- the LOC4334413 gene encoding leucine-rich repeat extensin-like protein 6 translates to MARMRVSAAAAAALFVAVVVASPLLASSQQPAMAPAAAAAPTNNSRLEKAYVALQALKRAITDDPKNLTHSWCGPEVCGYFGVYCAAAPDDPCARTVAGVDLNHGDLAGTLPEELGLLTDLAVFHLNSNRFCGSLPDSLRNLHRLHEIDVSNNHLSGSFPSQLLCLPDLKYVDLRFNNLCGEVPAAIFEKKIDALFINNNNFDFKLTESFSNSTASVIVLANLPKLGGCLPSSIGDMAETLNELVLLNSGISSCIPPEIGKLDKLTVLDLSFNDFAGALPETIGHMRALEQLNVAHNGLAGEIPDSICALPHLKNFTYSHNFFCGEPHRCLEVPHVDDRQNCIAGRPDQRSGEECIAFLHRPPVHCDAHGCIAPLSPPPPPPPVHYAPPPPVY